The following proteins are co-located in the Malassezia restricta chromosome II, complete sequence genome:
- a CDS encoding nucleus protein, translating into MPRIVASQTLATGRACAPSACVQWSDDGQVVVATKEALHILTPRVGAALEHEVLDAPRERECAGACAPEPVHEDPTASVVPSMVLGGPAWYAAAWSPSSAARSCLLATIDTRRSVRLYAGPTCLGDVDMPRLRDDDDMARHCTCLAWQPHAAAPAWLLVGTRSGHVVLFRVQDTWEYVAHSVVPGCVRAISWGTHVMVHAGEHLVQLHMPRMSVVATRRVGAAHISGLVQLRGRWLWATPHACWAWDADGQVRSADTRASHAAGHDATRLILSDGTAWDGDSLEACAPPRLWGYATDASGWCAMLQEADEDAPWRYVITHKLAFTLHMPPTPPPVPTDGAPASAWRAWALWRQERGQEACEALWTELRTRVTELDARVDALLTTRPAAAAWLEELRHAHRWAWWIHLTSADEAAAHGLQGLPWTVTWLGGVCRAAALLESDAKDEAYARRVAAALFCMAQQAGVRERTCLEHYSHRLLPPDTYADWVRAGAPQLDEACPACGASMAFELAPYARCTAQHVLDRCVATWALLDGTDTLTCTGCERQASAHTSWSSCPACGNRWRS; encoded by the coding sequence ATGCCGAGGATCGTCGCGTCGCAGACGCTGGCCACGgggcgcgcgtgtgcgccgaGTGCGTGCGTGCAATGGTCGGACGATGGCCAGGTGGTCGTGGCGACGAAGGAGGCCCTGCACATCCTgacgccgcgcgtcggcgccgccctcgagcacgaggtCCTAGATGCGCCCCGAGAAAGAGAGTGCGCcggagcgtgtgcgccCGAGCCCGTCCACGAGGACCCGACGGCCTCcgtcgtgccgagcatggtgctgggcggGCCTGCGTGGtacgcagcagcatggtcgccgtcgagcgcggcgcggaGCTGCCTGTTAGCGACGATCGATAcacgacgcagcgtgcgttTGTATGCGGGCCCGACGTGTCTGGgcgacgtcgacatgcCCCGCCTgcgtgacgacgacgacatggcgcggcACTGCACGTGTCTCGCATGGCAGCCACACGCGGCTGCGCCGGCCTGGCTCCTGgtcggcacacgcagcggcCATGTGGTGCTGTTCCGCGTACAGGACACGTGGGAGTATGTCGCCCACAGCGTCGTGCCTGGGTGTGTGCGGGCTATATCGTGGGGCACGCACGTCATGGTGCATGCGGGCGAGCACCTCGTACAGCTGCACATGCCCCGCATGAGCGTcgtggcgacgcgccgcgtggGCGCAGCTCACATCTCGGGgctggtgcagctgcgtggcCGGTGGCTGTGGGCGACGCCACACGCATGCTGGGCGTGGGACGCAGACGGCCAGGTGCGCAGCGCGGAtacgcgcgcatcgcatgcgGCCGGACACGACGCCACGCGCCTCATCCTGTCGGACGGCACCGCTTGGGACGGCGACTCGCTCgaggcgtgcgcgccgcctcgtcttTGGGGCTACGCCACCGATGCATCCGGATGGTGTGCCATGCTGCAAGAGGCAGACGAGGATGCGCCCTGGCGGTACGTCATCACCCACAAGCTCGCATTCACGCTGCAcatgccaccgacgccgccgcccgtgccgacgGACGGCGCGCCTGCCTCGGCCTGGCGGGCATGGGCGCTGTGGCGTCAGGAGCGGGGCCAGGAGGcgtgcgaggcgctgtgGACCGAGCTGCGCACCCGCGTCACGGAGCTGGACGCCCGCGTCGATGCACTGCTCACAACGCGGcctgccgccgcggcgtggctcgaggagctgcgccacgcccaCAGGTGGGCATGGTGGATTCACCTCACCTCCGCCGACgaagcagcggcgcatggcctgcagGGCCTGCCGTGGACCGTGACGTGGCTCGGTggcgtgtgccgcgcggcggctcTGCTGGAGAGCGACGCGAAGGACGAGGCGtacgcgcgacgcgtggcAGCGGCGCTCTTTTGCATGGCACAACAGGCGGGCGTCCGCGAAAGAACCTGCTTGGAGCATTACAGTCATCGTCTATTACCTCCTGATACCTATGCAGACTGGGTCCGTGCAGgtgcgccgcagctggacgaggcatgcccagcatgcggcgcgtcgatggcgtTTGAGCTCGCGCCGTACGCGCGGTgcacggcgcagcacgtcTTGGAtcgatgcgtcgcgacgtgggcgctgctggatggcACCGATACCCTCACATGCACGGGGTGCGAGCGGCAGGCCTCGGCCCACACATCATGGAGCTCCTGCCCCGCGTGTGGCAATCGATGGCGCAGCTAG
- a CDS encoding SAC3 GANP domain protein — translation MSWFSQQWHRWNPAAQTTDVEWVDVVWGQQRYQVALPSLDEPLTLRHLRQELASVFSIPAERVVVVWQGMRLRDDRVSLQDYGITTGSRIHVLARDAPSSQPATHPPHEAAAPPTPGASEEAQHWQTIEQVAHTCRAELVPELARFEDTIRALPDAPPGTHQSAPPEDTMTTPDAIPCQRIPYAQRKLSELLLRELLRLDGIPTDKDDIRTARKATVKEIQAYLDRVDAAWDTAQHDKGIVSDV, via the coding sequence ATGTCGTGGTTCTCGCAGCAGTGGCACCGATGGAATccggcggcgcagacgACGGACGTCGAGTGGGTGGACGTGGTGTGGGGCCAGCAGCGGTACCAGGTGGCGCTGCCGAGCCTCGATGAGCCCCTGACGCTGCGGCACTTGCGGCAGGAGCTGGCATCCGTGTTCTCGATCCCGGCAGAGCGCGTGGTCGTCGTGTGGCAGGGCATGCGGCTGCGAGACGACCGCGTGTCGCTGCAGGACTATGGCATCACGACCGGCTCGCGCATCCACGTGCTGGCCCGAGACGCGCCCTCGTCGCAGCCCGCGACGCACCCGCcgcacgaggcggccgcgccaccgacgcccgGCGCGTCCGAAGAGGCCCAGCACTGGCAGACGATCGAGCAGGTCGCCCACacgtgccgcgccgagctcgtgccggagctcgcgcgcttcgaAGACACGAttcgtgcgctgcccgACGCCCCACCCGGCACGCACCAGTCCGCCCCCCCGGAAGAtacgatgacgacgcccGACGCCATTCCCTGCCAGCGCATCCCGTATGCGCAGCGAAAGCTGTCGGAACTGCTCCTACGTGAACTCCTACGACTCGACGGCATTCCCACTGACAAGGACGATATCCGCACCGCCCGAAAAGCGACAGTCAAGGAAATCCAGGCGTACCTCGACCGCGTCGATGCCGCATGGGACAcggcccagcacgacaaGGGCATCGTGTCGGATGTGTAG
- a CDS encoding DnaJ domain protein has protein sequence MSSEAGEASRPANISRDGEKIVDMEYYELLGVRGDATELELKKAYRKAAIKNHPDKGGDEETFKVIGEAYRVLSDSNERATYDKYGKKKPTDEVGLKEATEMFGNLFGGERFVDLIGEISLIRDFGRASEIMMTDEEREEMERQMNEHLKKSPETVTGAAAPEDESAAAAATTSTKHERHKHKLTAEQREKLEAFEHEKAEKEQKRIADLTEKLKDRIRPYVDARHPGADDDSETQLFIKRMSEEAEDLKLESFGVELLHTIGSVYLTKSHTWLKTKRGNFLGVPGFWSRLKERGGMIKETWNVMGSAVNVQIGMEELARRQEKGDLSEAELQQLEQDVNGKMLLATWRGTRWEVTGVLRRVCDNVLNEKGVSDKVLIQRARAVALLGSIYSRVEPDESDDERRELEHLVAQAAQKKKKKSKRSVSGGGIHRS, from the coding sequence ATGAGTAGCGAAGCAGGCGAGGCGAGCCGACCCGCCAACATCAGCCGCGATGGCGAAAAGATTGTCGATATGGAATACTATGAGCTActgggcgtgcgtggcgacgcGACGGAGCTTGAACTGAAGAAAGCGTATCGCAAAGCCGCCATCAAGAATCACCCAGACAAGGGTGGTGACGAAGAGACGTTCAAGGTGATTGGTGAGGCGTACCGTGTGCTGAGCGACTCGAATGAGCGTGCGACGTACGACAAGTACGGCAAGAAGAAGCCGACCGACGAAGTAGGCCTGAAGGAGGCCACAGAGATGTTTGGCAACCTGTTTGGTGGTGAGCGCTTTGTCGACCTGATTGGCGAAATTAGCCTGATTCGGGACTTTGGTCGCGCCTCGGAAATTATGATGACAGACGAGGAGCGCGAAGAGATGGAGCGCCAGATGAACGAGCACCTCAAAAAGTCGCCCGAGACGGTCACCGGTGCTGCGGCGCCGGAGGACGAGTCGGCTGCTGCAGCCGCCACCACGTCGACCAAGCATGAGCGCCACAAGCACAAGCTCACagccgagcagcgcgagaagCTCGAGGCGTTTGAGCACGAAAAAGCCGAAAAGGAACAGAAGCGCATTGCAGACTTGACCGAGAAGCTCAAAGACCGCATTCGACCGTatgtcgatgcgcgtcaTCCCGGCGCGGACGATGACTCGGAGACGCAGTTGTTTATCAAGCGCATGAGCGAGGAGGCCGAAGACTTGAAGCTCGAGTCGTTCGGTGTCGAGTTGCTGCACACGATCGGCAGTGTGTACCTGACCAAGAGCCATACGTGGCTCAAGACGAAGCGCGGCAACTTTTTGGGCGTGCCGGGCTTTTGGAGCCGCCTCAAAGAGCGCGGTGGTATGATCAAGGAGACGTGGAATGTGATGGGCAGTGCCGTGAATGTACAGATTGGTATGGAAGAACTCGCCCGTCGACAGGAAAAGGGTGATCTATCGGaggccgagctgcagcagcttgagcaGGACGTGAATGGCAagatgctgctggccacatggcgcggcacgcgtTGGGAGGTCACGGGCGTCCTGCGCCGTGTGTGCGACAATGTGCTGAACGAAAAGGGCGTGAGCGACAAGGTGCTCATCCAGCGCGCCCGCGCTGTTGCTCTGCTTGGATCGATTTACAGCCGCGTCGAGCCCGACGAGTCGGACGatgagcgtcgcgagctgGAGCATCTCGTGGCTCAGGCCGCGcagaagaagaagaagaagagcaagcgcagcgtgagtggcggcggcatccaCCGGTCCTAG
- a CDS encoding ATP-dependent RNA helicase DDX10/DBP4: MVGRRPMQARTRASRERKRQADQREISDLQRACETLELGPEDRAFSLLPLSPRTRQGLKRAGFLDMTPIQKEAVPIALRGRDVLGAARTGSGKTLAFLIPVLEQLYKQRWSNADGLGALVISPTRELAMQIFDVLRSIGGQHTFSAGLVIGGKDLKHEQDRLRKMNILIATPGRLLQHLDQTVGFDVSNLQVLVLDEADRILDMGFARTLNAILEHLPSTRQSLLFSATQTRRVKDLARLSLRDPAYVAGEADSLMPQHLEQFYMVVELPRKLDVLFSFLRTHTQCKILVFMSSCRQVQFVHEVFCKLRPGLSLMALHGKQKQIRRLKIFDDFRRSQHAALFATDIAARGLDFPAVDWVVQVDAPESRDTYIHRVGRTARYHAHGKALLFVLPSEEQGMLSALRDADVPITDIKARDTKIQHTAPQLQAFLFQDAELKHLAQKAFISYVRSVHLHKDKATFNAVALPLPEFAASLGLPNAPKIKVVQEARARAAAAAAATAAPESSSEDESPRVRTKHDRLFGRTNQTVLSDHYAALLDQPEPEDDDGDLLTLARADHELDEAPEPEPPSSHLSRRQLQRGTSKKAMASAGLRGSGDRVVFDDEGMPRSMYEIQDEAAFRAQGDVQTQIHEHEQAERQRMAEADVLDKDRAKQKRQEKRRRMKEMERLLAEKHGVGARTEDDYGNEAEVLDLVLPGEEDEEEEEEEEAPRKRAKTDLASQEDMALRLLGA, encoded by the coding sequence atggtCGGTAGGCGCCCGATGCAGGCGCGtacgcgcgcatcgcgcgaaCGCAAGCGCCAGGCAGATCAGCGCGAGATCAGCGACTTGCAGCGAGCCTgcgagacgctcgagctcggccCCGAGGACCGCGCGTTTTCGCTCCTGCCCCtctcgccacgcacgcggcAGGGACTGAAGCGCGCGGGCTTTCTTGACATGACGCCGATCCAGAAAGAGGCGGTGCCGATCGccctgcgcggccgcgacgtgctcggAGCCGCACGCACGGGGTCAGGTAAGACGCTCGCGTTCCTCATCCcggtgctcgagcagctgtaCAAGCAGCGGTGGTCGAATGCCGACGGCCTAGGCGCCCTCGTGATTTCGCCGACGCGCGAGCTCGCGATGCAGATCTTTGAcgtgctgcgcagcatcgGTGGACAGCACACCTTCTCGGCCGGCCTGGTCATCGGCGGCAAGGACCTCAAGCACGAGCAGGATCGCCTGCGCAAGATGAACATTCTGATCGCCACACCCGGCCGACTTCTGCAGCACCTTGACCAGACGGTGGGATTCGACGTGTCGAATCTGCAGGTactcgtgctcgacgaggccgaCCGCATCCTCGATATGGGCttcgcgcgcacgctcaaTGCCATTCTCGAGCACCtgccatcgacgcggcAATCGCTCTTGTTCTCTGCGACGcagacgcggcgcgtcaAGGACCTGGCGCGGCTGAGTCTGCGCGATCCCGCGTATGTCGCTGGCGAGGCCGACTCCCTCATGCcgcagcacctcgagcAGTTCTACATGGTCGTGGAGCTGCCGCGCAAGCTCGACGTCCTCTTTTCGTTCCTGCGCACCCACACGCAGTGCAAGATCCTGGTGTTTATGAGCTCGTGCCGCCAAGTGCAGTTCGTGCACGAGGTGTTCTGCAAGCTGCGCCCCGGCCTGTCGCTCATGGCCCTGCACGGCAAGCAGAAGCAAATTCGGCGCCTCAAGATCTTTGACGACTTCCGGCGGAGTCAGCATGCAGCGCTGTTCGCGACCGACATCGCCGCCCGCGGACTCGACTTCCCCGCCGTCGACTGGGTCGTCCAAGTCGATGCGCCAGAGAGCCGCGACACATACATTCACCGCGTCGGTCGCACGGCTCGATACCATGCCCACGGCAAAGCCCTGCTCTTCGTGCTGCCCAGCGAAGAGCAGGGCATGCTCTCTGCCCTCCGCGACGCGGACGTGCCCATCACCGACATCAAGGCACGCGATACCAAAATCCAGCACACCGCCCCCCAGCTCCAAGCCTTCCTGTTCCAAGACGCCGAACTCAAGCATCTCGCGCAAAAGGCCTTTATTTCCTACGTCCGCTCCGTGCATCTCCACAAGGACAAGGCGACGTTCAACGCCGTCGCCTTGCCGCTCCCGGAGTTtgccgcctcgctcggcCTGCCCAATGCGCCCAAAATCAAGGTCGTCCAAGAGGCCCGAGCGagggccgcggcggcagcggcggcgacggcggcccCCGAGTCCTCGTCCGAAGACGAGTCGCCTCGCGTCCGCACCAAGCACGACCGCCTGTTTGGCCGCACGAACCAGACCGTGCTGAGCGACCACTATGCCGCACTGCTCGATCAGCCGGAGCCcgaggacgacgatggcgacCTTCTGACACTCGCGCGGGCCGATCacgagctggacgaggcgcccgaGCCTGAGCCACCGTCATCCCACCTGTCGCGTCgtcagctgcagcgcggcacgagcaaAAAGGCGATGGCGTCGGCTGGGCTGCGTGGCTCCGGCGATCGCGTCGTGTTTGACGACGAGGGCATGCCGCGGTCGATGTACGAGATccaggacgaggcggcgttCCGCGCACAGGGCGATGTGCAGACGCAGATCCACGAGCACGAACAGGCAgagcggcagcgcatggctgaggccgatgtgctggacaaggACCGCGCCAAGCAGAAGCGCCAGGAaaagcggcggcgcatgaaAGAAATGGAGCGTCTGCTCGCGGAGAAGCATGGCGTGGGTGCACGTACCGAGGACGACTATGGCAACGAAGCCGAAGTGCTCGACCTCGTCTTGCCGGGtgaggaagacgaagaggaagaggaggaggaggaagcCCCGCGGAAGCGTGCCAAGACCGATTTGGCATCGCAAGAAGACATGGCCCTGCGTCTACTCGGCGCCTAG
- a CDS encoding small subunit ribosomal protein S4e, giving the protein MSAESKRATALRRFLRCGQRRLQSFHLFPVAMVRGPKHHLKHLAAPSSWMLDKLSGTYAPRPSTGPHKLREALPLVILLRNRLKYALTGREVLSITMQRIIKVDNKVRTDPTYPTGFQDVVSIEKSGEHFRILYDVKGRFVVHRITPEEAKYKLLKVKRVQLGAKGVPLIVTHDGRTLRYPDPLVRVNDTVKFDLENNKMVDFIKFDTGAHVMITGGRNVGRAGQIIHVERHHGGFDIVHVRDAAGREFSTRLNNVFVIGDSEKRWISMPRGGGVKLTITEERDLRLRKQSEA; this is encoded by the exons ATGTCGGCCGAAAGTAAgcgagcgacggcgctgcgtcgttTTCTTCGGTGTGGACAGCGCCGACTCCAGTCCTTCCACCTTTTCCCTGTAGCCATGGTTCGCGGACCCAAGCACCACCTCAAGCACCTTGCTGCTCCCAGCTCGTGGATGCTGGACAAG CTGTCCGGCACGTACGCCCCTCGCCCTAGCACGGGTCCTCACAAGCTCCGCGAGGCTCTCCCTCTGGTG ATTCTGCTTCGTAACCGCTTGAAGTACGCTCTGACGGGCCGTGAGGTCCTGTCGATcacgatgcagcgcatcatcaaGGTCGACAATAAGGTGCGCACCGACCCGACGTACCCTACTGGTTTCCAGGATGTGGTGTCGATTGAGAAGTCGGGTGAGCACTTCCGCATTCTGTACGACGTCAAGGGTCGCTTTGTCGTGCACCGCATCACGCCTGAGGAGGCGAAGTACAAGCTCCTCAAGGTCAAGCGTGTTCAGCTCGGTGCCAAGGGTGTGCCTTTGATCGtgacgcacgacggccgcaCGCTCCGTTACCCTGACccgctcgtgcgcgtcaACGACACGGTCAAGTTTGACCTCGAGAACAACAAGATGGTCGACTTTATCAAGTTCGACACGGGTGCGCACGTCATGATCACGGGTGGACGTAACGTTGGCCGTGCCGGTCAGATTATTCATGTCGAGCGTCACCACGGTGGCTTTGACATTGTGCACGTTCGCGATGCCGCCGGCCGTGAGTTCTCGACGCGTCTGAACAATGTGTTTGTCATTGGTGACTCTGAAAAGCGCTGGATCTCGATGCCTCGTGGCGGTGGTGTCAAGCTCACGATCACCGAGGAGCGCGACCTGCGCTTGAGGAAGCAGAGCGAGGCTTAA
- a CDS encoding solute carrier family 35, member E1: protein MPSARPQEGGTSVQFDARQRASSLALLLLLCVLWYTSSALTSNTSKDLLSRRRAPGQEVRGPPVFPYPVTLTLVQFAFVHLYCYLGTRRALLGEWVLAKRLVRVTWPQLRDILQISVFNVVGHALGTLAVSRVEVSLVHTIKALSPLFTVLSYAVLFRVPYSSRTYIALVPLMLGVILACSSLSKSRRDDMVGFIAALGSTLIIVAQNIYSKKLLKPADTVSTSAPEKLDKVHILFYSSACSVVLMLPMCLYYDARPMISPTAPTVGLHALYLLFLNGTVHFAQNMLALQVLAHVSPVTYSIANLFKRVFVILVAIAWFGQSVTAPQWLGIVLTFVGLYLYNSAKNDAPPPRDAEPESLPMHMRSPPLSTTLPPRPPPIENT from the coding sequence atgccgagcgcgagacCGCAGGAGGGCGGGACGAGCGTGCAGTTTGATGCGCGTCAGCGTGCGTCGTCcctggcgctgctgctgctgctgtgtGTGCTGTGGTacacgagctcggcgcTCACCTCGAATACGAGCAAGGATCTTCTgtcgcggcggcgagcgccggGGCAGGAGGTGCGGGGGCCGCCGGTGTTTCCGTACCCTGTGACGCTGACGCTCGTGCAGTTTGCGTTTGTGCATCTGTACTGCTAcctcggcacgcggcgcgcgctgctgggGGAGTGGGTGCTGGCcaagcgcctcgtgcgtgtgaCGTGGCCGCAGCTGCGGGACATTCTCCAGATCAGCGTGTTTAATGTGgtgggccatgcgctgGGGACGCTGGCGGTGAGTCGCGTCGAAGTGAGCCTGGTGCACACGATCAAGGCGCTCTCGCCGCTCTTTACGGTGCTGTCGTACGCGGTGCTGTTCCGCGTCCCGTACTCGTCACGCACCTACATCGCCCTCGTGCCGCTCATGCTCGGTGTGATCCTCGCGTGCAGCTCGCTGAGCAAGAGCCGGcgcgacgacatggtcggcttcatcgcggcgctcggcagcaCGCTCATTATCGTGGCCCAGAACATCTATTCGAAAAAGCTGCTCAAGCCAGCCGATACCGTGTCCACGAGTGCGCCTGAAAAGTTGGACAAGGTCCACATCCTCTTCtactcgagcgcgtgctcTGTCGTGCTCATGCTCCCGATGTGTCTGTActacgacgcgcgtcctaTGATCTCGCCCACGGCCCCGACCGTCGGCTTGCACGCGCTATACCTTCTCTTCCTGAACGGCACCGTGCACTTTGCGCAGAACATGCTCGCCCTCCAGGTCCTCGCGCACGTGTCGCCCGTCACGTACAGCATCGCGAACCTGTTCAAGCGCGTGTTTGTCATCCTCGTCGCGATCGCCTGGTTCGGGCAGAGCGTCACCGCGCCCCAGTGgctcggcatcgtgctcaCGTTCGTCGGCCTGTACCTCTACAACAGCGCGAAAAACGACGCGCCCCCGCCCCGTGACGCCGAGCCCGAGTCGCTGCCCATGCACATGCGCTCCCCGCCGCTGTCCACGACGCTCCctccgcggccgccgcccatAGAGAACACGTGA
- a CDS encoding cell cycle control protein has translation MPSSSYDGTRPPRRERSPPAQRDTDHTYASHPHRAVRNDWMLSPGDGGRDVMDRRPEPQPRVSSRELNPYLVGSAPSAPAPAAKGAPGYKWRMMKLERTYDMAKQRGVPVEEVAVERYGSMDAFHEACAERQFLHPQHHEPTKKAASRPSSSGFQRPATVQQPPPRAPPASTSSPLPRVPPSMDVSQLNQLEAQVLRAELLQKPEAASLREKWEAARQGTSEDRVEIVPVMDGHGRLYDLGSSSSDQDTSLAELVRQERYGAGRADERDADAMLAQQIAGDRAFVNDTEYMDDEAQRFARKRMRDDAMKRQFAMEDFARTKRALDQCPFCWQNDGRTPPQATIVSSGSCVYLALPDREPLADGHCWIVPMHHHVSSLDVDEDGWTEIRNFMKCLLRMAISRNQSMVFFETVMSVRDQKHTYIEAVPIPNDIFAQVPAYFYSGLSEVESEWSDHKQVITFTEQRPFQHSMVSRLPYFMVQWDYKGQRGYGHVIEERYGDRHRTRRHRQYASDYEAPTYDDGDHVGGTGFPANFAHEILGTMLDLEPHRWRRPKRVAGSSQRVEAFRVAWEPFDWTRAL, from the exons GCACACGACCGCCTCGGCGAGAACGCTCACCTCCCGCGCAACGCGACACAGATCACACGTATGCATCTCATCCCCATCGCGCTGTGCGCAATGATTGGATGCTGTCGCCCGGCGACGGCGGTCGCGACGTGATGGACCGCCGCCCAGAGCCTCAGCCACGCGTAAGCTCTCGCGAGCTCAATCCATACTTGGTGGGAAGCGCTCCgtctgcgccagcaccagctgcGAAGGGTGCACCTGGCTACAAATGGCGCATGATGAAGCTGGAACGCACCTACGATATGGCTAAGCAGCGGGGTGTACCTGTTGAGGAGGTAGCTGTGGAGCGCTACGGCAGTATGGATGCTTTTCACGAGGCGTGCGCTGAGCGGCAGTTTCTGCATCCACAGCATCACGAGCCAACGAAAAAAGCCGCGTCACGACCTTCTTCGTCAGGCTTTCAGCGGCCTGCGACTGTCCAGCAGCCGCCTCCCCGGGCCCCGCCTGCGTCCACTTCGTCGCCCCTACCCCGTGTGCCCCCTTCTATGGACGTGAGCCAACTAAaccagctcgaggcgcaagTACTCCGTGCTGAGCTTCTGCAAAAGCCGGAGGCCGCCTCACTTCGTGAAAAATGGGAGGCAGCACGGCAAGGCACGTCGGAGGACCGCGTGGAAATTGTCCCCGTCATGGATGGGCATGGTCGTTTGTACGACCTGggctcgtcctcgtcggATCAAGATACGTCTCTTGCTGAGCTTGTTCGTCAGGAGCGATATGGTGCTGGACGTGCGGATGAAAGAGACGCTGATGCTATGCTGGCTCAGCAAATTGCCGGTGATCGTGCCTTTGTCAATGACACAGAGTAtatggacgacgaggcccAGCGCTTTGCACGCAAacgcatgcgcgacgatgcaaTGAAGAGACAGTTTGCCATGGAGGATTTCGCGCGCACCAAGCGTGCCCTGGACCAGTGTCCGTTTTGCTGGCAAAACGACGGACGAACGCCGCCGCAAGCCACGATCGTCTCAAGCGGCTCCTGCGTATACCTAGCTCTCCCTGATCGGGAGCCTCTCGCAGACGGACACTGCTGGATCGTCCCCATGCATCACCACGTGAGCTCGTTAGATGTGGACGAGGATGGATGGACGGAAATCCGCAATTTTATGAAGTGTCTGTTGCGCATGGCCATATCTCGGAACCAATCGATGGTGTTTTTTGAGACGGTCATGTCTGTGCGTGATCAAAAGCACACGTACATTGAAGCGGTGCCGATTCCGAACGACATTTTTGCTCAAGTGCCCGCGTACTTTTACTCAGGGCTCTCGGAGGTCGAGTCCGAGTGGTCGGACCACAAGCAGGTGATTACGTTCACCGAACAGCGCCCATTTCAGCACAGCATGGTCTCCCGCCTGCCGTACTTCATGGTGCAATGGGACTATAAGGGCCAGCGCGGGTACGGCCATGTGATTGAGGAGCGGTATGGCGATCGACACCGCACGCGTCGGCACCGCCAGTACGCGTCGGACTACGAAGCACCTACCTACGATGACGGTGATCACGTCGGTGGCACAGGATTCCCTGC CAATTTCGCACACGAAATTCTAGGCACGATGCTGGACCTCGAGCCGCATCGATGGCGGCGACCCAAGCGCGTGGCAGGATCGTCTCAGCGGGTGGAGGCGTTTCGCGTCGCGTGGGAGCCGTTTGACtggacgcgcgcgctgtgA
- a CDS encoding mitochondrial carrier protein, translated as MSPPVGKSKESAKARLLGSATSGIAELLVFHPVDTVAKRLMSNTDPHASMIKVLFKDKASAPAMTRFLSLFPGLGYAAGYKVLQRIYKYGGQPYFNDYLSKHHKHQFDSVFGERTGKFMMNATAGSLTGIGEIVLLPLDVLKIKRQTNPESFRSRGFVRILLDENVNLYRGWGWTAARNAPGSFALFGGSAFTKEYLFGLKNYSDATWGQNFVASIAGSIASITVAAPLDVVKTRIQNANFESKVGGVTIIRDMIKHEGFTAFFKGLTPKVLVTAPKLVFSFTLAQSLIPWFGKYV; from the exons ATGTCGCCTCCGGTGGGCAAGTCGAAGGAGTCGGCCAAagcgcgcctgctgggcTCAGCGACGTCGGGTATCGCTGAGCTTCTCGTGTTCCACCCCGTGGACACGGTGGCCAAGCGCCTGATGAGCAACACGGACCCGCATGCCTCGATGATCAAGGTGCTGTTCAAGGACAAGGCCAGTGCGCCGGCGATGACGCGCTTCCTGAGCTTGTTCCCCGGTCTGGGCTACGCGGCTGGGTACAaggtgctgcagcgcatttACAAGTACGGTGGTCAGCCGTACTTTAACGACTACCTGTCGAAGCACCACAAGCACCAGTTTGATAGCGTCTTTGGCGAGCGCACAGGCAAGTTTATGATGAACGCGACGGCCGGCTCGCTGACGGGCATTGGTGAGATTGTGCTGCTGCCGTTGGACGTGCTCAAGATCAAGCGGCAGACGAACCCCGAGTCGTTCCGCTCGCGTGGCTTTGTGCGCATCCTGCTGGACGAGAACGTGAACCTGTACCGCGGCTGGGGCTGGACGGCCGCCCGCAATGCGCCAGGCTCGTTTGCACTGTTCGGTGGCAGTGCCTTTACAAAGGAGTACTTGTTTGGTCTGAAGAACTACTCGGACGCCACGTGGGGTCAGAACTTTGTCGCCAGTATCGCCGGTAGCATTGCGAGTATCACGgtcgccgcgccgctcgacgtcgtcaAGACGCGTATCCAGAACGCCAACTTTGAATCCAAGGTAGGCGGCGTCACGATTATCCGCGACATGATCAAGCACGAGGGCTTCACGGCGTTCTTCAAGGGTCTGACGCCCAAGGTGCTGGTGACGGCGCCCAAGCTCGTCTTTTCCTTCACCCTCGCCCAGTCGCTGATCCCGTGGTTCGGCAAG TATGTATAA